The stretch of DNA CCTGCATCCCGACGGTGTAGACGCCGGAGACCACGACCTCGGCGCTCGCGGCCGGGTCGCCCTTGCGGATCACCTGGTGGCGCACCACGTTGCCGTGCTCGTGCAGCTTCGGCAGCGAGTCGTCGTGCGCGACCAGCTCGGCGTCGAGGACCGGGTCGAGCACCTCGTAGTCCACCTCGATGCGCTCCAGCGCGCGGCGCGCCGTCTCCGGGTGGTCGGCGGCGACCAGCGCGACGGCCTCGCCCTTGTACCGCACGACGTCCTCGGCCAGCACCGGCTGGTCCTGCTCCTTCAGCCCGTACCGGTTCGGGCCCGGCACGTCTTCGGCGGTCAGCACCGCGTGCACGCCGGGAACCCGCAACGCAGGTCCGATGTGGACCGAGCGGATCCGGGCGTGCGGGTGCGGACTGCGCAGCGTGGCACCCCACAGCATGTCCTCGGCCCACAGGTCGGAGGAGTAGGCGTACTCGCCGCGCACCTTCAGCGTGCCGTCCGGGCGGATCGGCGATTCCCCGACTCCGCCGGTGATCCCGGTGTCGAGGTGTTGCGGGCTGCGGGTCGGGCCGCTCATCGGGCTACCTCCTGTGCGTTCGCCCGGATCCGGTCGGCGGCGCCGCGCAGTTCCCGGGTCAGGTCCACTTCGGACACCGGGAGCAGGTGTCCGTCCCGCACGACGATCCGTCCGCCGCGCACCAGCAACCGCAGTCTTGGCAGCGGGCCGAGTACCAGCGCGGCGACCGGGTCGGCGATGCCCGCGTGTCCCAGGTCGTCGAGTTCCCACACCGCCACGTCGGCGAGCTTGCCCGGCGTGAGCGAGCCGATTTCCTGTTGCCTGCCAAGGCAATGCGCCCCACCGAGCGTCGCCGTCCACAGCGCCTCGCGGACCGACAGGGCGCGCGGGCCGTGCTGCGCGCGGGCGGTGAGCAGCGCTTGCCGCATCTCCTCGCCGAGACCGCCCGCTTCGTTGGAGGCGACACCGTCCACGCCCAGCCCCACGTGGACCCCGGCGTCGAGCATCGCGCGCAACGGTGCGACACCGGCGCCGAGGCGGCCGTTCGAGCTCGGGCAGTGCGCCGAGCCGGTGCCCGTCTCGGCCAGTCGCGCGACAGCCTCGTCGGCGAGGTGCACGGTGTGCGCGAGCCACACGTCCGGCCCGAGCCAGCCGAGCTCGTCGGCGTGCTCCGCGGGCGTGCGGCCGAATTCGGCGAGGCATTGCCGCTGCTCATCGACGGTTTCCGCGAGGTGGGTGTGCAGCCGCACGCCGCGCGATCGCGCCAGCTCGGCGCTGCGGCGCATCAGCTCGGTGCTCACCGTGAACGGGGAGCACGGCCCCACGGCGACCCGGATCTGCGCGTCCGCCGCCGGATCGTGGAACCGGGCGATCGCCTCGTCGGTCCCGGCGAGTGCGTTGTCGACGTCCTCCACCAGGGAATCCGGCGGCAGTCCGCCGTGCGACGCACCGCGGTCCATCGAGCCGCGGACCGCGTGCAGCCGCAGCCCGACCCGCCGGGCGGCCGAGATGACGGCGCCGAACACGTCGCCGCCTGCTGCCGGGAACACGTAGTGGTGGTCGGCCACTGTTGTCGCACCGGACAGCGCCAGCTGCGCCAAACCGGCGGAGGCGGCCGCGTGCACGACCTCTTCGTCCAGCCCCGCCCACACCGGATACAGCCGGGTCAGCCACTCGAACAGCGTGGAATCCGCGGCGTACCCGCGGGTCGCCCACTGGTAGAGGTGGTGGTGCGTGTTGACCAGGCCCGGAGTGATCAGGCACCCGCTGACGTCGATCCGCCGCCCGCCGGACTCCGGGCTGCCCGACCCGACCGCGGCGATCCGGTCGCCGTCGAGCACCACGTGCCCTTCCGCGTGCTCCGGACCGTCCACAGTGGCCACCGAAGCGCCGTGCAGCACCAGTCGTTGCGGTCGCTCAGCCATGGGCGGCCTTCCGCTCGGCGGCCAGCCGCACCGCATCCATGATCTTCTCGTAGCCGGTGCAGCGGCAGAGATTGCCCGCCAGCGCCTCCCGGATCTCCGCATCCGACGGCGCAGCCCGGTGCGACAGCAGATCATCGGCCTGCACCAGCAACCCCGGCGTGCAGAACCCGCACTGCACGGCACCGGCATCGAGGAACGCCTGCTGCACCTCGCCGAGCCGCTCGCCGTCGGCGAGCCCTTCCACCGTGCGGACCTCGCGGCCGTGGGCCTGACCGGCCGCGACCAGGCAGGCGCACGCGGTGACGCCGTCCAGGCTCACCGTGCACGAACCGCATTCGCCCTGCTCGCAAGCGTTCTTCGAGCCCGCGAGGCCCAGCCGTTCGCGCAGCACGTAGAGCAGGCTTTCGCCTTCCCACACATCGTCGGCCGTGTGCGGGCGGCCGTTCACGGTGAGCTTCAGGCGCATTGCGACCTCCCGGTGCGGTAGTCCTGCCAAACCCTGCGCAGCGTGCGCCGCGCCAGCACGCCGACCGCGTGCCTGCGGTAGTCGGCGGTGCCGCGCACGTCATCGATCGGCCGGGTAGCCGCGGACACGAGCTCGCCGAAGCGCTGCGCGGTCCGCTCGGGGAGTGCACCGGCGTCCCAGTCCAGCTCCGCGGCCAGGAAGTCCTCGGCCTCGGTCGCGCGGAACGGCGTCGGCCCGGCCGACCCGACGCCGGTGCCCACCCGCTGCGACTCCGGGTGCAGCGAGACCGCGAACGTGCACACCGCGATCACCATCGCGTTGCGGGTGCCCACCTTCGCGAACTGCTGCGGGCCGGAAGCGGGGGAGACGTGCACGGCGGCGATCAGCTCGTCCTCGGCCAGCGCGGTGCGCTTGACGCCGGTGAAGAACTCCGTGATCGGGATCGTGCGACTGCCGCGCACCGACTCCACCTCGACCAGCGCGTCCGAGGTCAGCAGCGGTGGATGGCCGTCCCCGGCCGGTGAGCCCGACCCGAGGTTGCCGCCGAGCGTGCCGCGGTTGCGGATCTGCGGCGAACCGACGGTGCGGGCGGCCATCGCCAGCCCCGGCAGCCGGTCGCCGAGCTCGTCGATCAGCCGGGTGTAGGGCAGGCCGGCGCCGATCCGCAGCCGCCCCGCCGACTCCGACCAGTCGGCGAGCTCGCCGATGCCGGTCAGGTCCAGCAGCGCGTCCGGGCGGCGGTGCCCGAAGTTCACCTCGACCATCACGTCCGTGCCGCCCGCCAGCACGGTCGCCGCCGGTCGCTCGGCCCTGAGCCGCAGGGCTTCGCGCCACGAGTCGGGACGGAGGAATTCCACGTTCGCCTCCCGCATCGGCCGTCTCTCCGAGCCCCAGTACACAACCGGTGCCGACGCGTTGACCAGCGGTGAAAACTCCGAAAAGGGGACGCCCGAACCCGCCGATCTTCGTACCTTCCTACGAACACCCCGCCCCCGGAAGCGAGTGCAGCTCCCGTTCGGCCCACTGGGTCGGTCGAGCGGGTCGTTCACTGCGGACGGCTTGCGCGGGCCGGGTGGCGCCCGGGCGCGTCGGCCTTGGGGCTGCGGAAGTGAGTGAGAGTCCCGTTCGCCCCACTAGGTTGGTCGAACGGGTCGTTCACTCCGGATGCGCTTGCGCCGAGCGGGTGGCGCCCGGGCGTGTCGGCGTCCGCGCGAGAGCGGTTCGCTCAGCGGCTCAGGGCCGATCCGTTCACCTGGCGCGAGCCGCGGGTGCACAGTGTCGGGGTGCTGCTCAGCGATCTGCTCGCCGACCCGGAGCTCGGCCTGTCCCCGCTCGCGCAGGCCGGCGACCCGGTGCTGCGCGGCGTCTACATCACCGACCTGCTGGACCCGCGCCGCTACCTCGCAGGCGGCGAACTCGTGCTGACCGGCATGATGTGGCGCACCGGCCCGGACGACTCCGAGCGCTTCGCCGCCGCCATCGCCGATGCGGGCGTGGCCGCGCTCGCCGCAGGCACCGCTCGCCTCGGCAGCACCCCGCCCGACCTGGTCGAGGCTTGCCGCAGGCGCGGCGTGCCGCTGGTGGAGGTCCCGCTCGCGCTGAGCTTCGGCACGCTGTCCGAGCGGGTGATGGCCGCGAACCGCGCCCCCGGCCGGGACTGGGTCGCGGCCGTGGCCGCCGGAGCCGACCTCGAGCAGGTCTTCGACCGGGCCGCCGCGGAACTCGGCGCGGACTGCTGGGCGCTGTCGGCCACCGGCCGGATCGTCGCGGGCTCGGCCCCGCTGCCGCAGCGGGACGAGCTGGTGCGCGACTACCTCACCGGCCGCACGACGCAGCAGTTCGCGGTGCGCACGGTCGGGGAGGGCAGCGGCCCGCGGATCGCGCACTGGTTCGTCGTGGTGCGCTCCGCCGCATCCGCGGCCGCCGAGCTCGCCACCGTCGCGGCGCTGGTGCGCACCCGGGTCGACCAGGCCCGGCAGATCGCGGGCCAGTCGGTGGAGTCCGCGCTGCGCCGCTTGCTGGACGGCACCTCCAGCGCGGCGGAAGTCGTGGCGCGACTGGAAACCGTCGGCCTCCCGGCAGGCGAGCCGGCACGCGTGGTGCTGCTGTCCACCGGGCAGGACCCGGTGGTCGAGCCGGACTCGGCCGACGCGATCGCCGTGCTGCGCGAGTTCGCCGCCGCCACCGGACTCGCCTCGGTCACCGCCCCGCTGCGCGACGGCGCCGCCGCGGTGTTCGCCGCCGACGAGCGGCGGCTGGCCGAACTCCCGGACCGCTTCCGCGAGCTGCTCACGCACGCCGAACTCGCACTGCGCGCGCAAGCGGGCATCAGCGACGTCCGCGACCCGGGCAACCTCCGCGCCGCAGTGGAGGAAGCCGGCTACGCGCTGCAGCTCGCCGAACGCGCCCCGCGCAACTCGGTGGTGCCCGCGGACGAACTCGCCACGCACCGCGCGCTGCTGGCCGCGGTGCCCGCCGAGCTGCGAACGTCCTACCGGGAGCGGGTGCTCGGGCCGCTGTTCGCCTACGACGCGGCGCACGCCGCCGATCTCGTCCGGACGCTGCGGATGTTCTTGGAATGCGGCGGCTCCTGGTCGCGTTGCGCCGGGAGCTTGCACATCCACGTGAACACGCTGCGGTACCGGATCGGGCGGGTGGAGCGGATCACCGGCAGGGACCTCGGGAACTTCTCGACCCGAGTGGACTTCCACCTCGCGCTCGGGCTCGCGGCCGAAGACGCCGCCGCGAGCCGCGGGTGAGTCGTGGGAGTGGTCACAATCCACTCCGACGACCGGGGGAAGTCACCCGAACAGTTCGTAATCCGCAGCTCGGACCGGTACTCTGCTTGGTCGGCACGCAGCGCCCCGCTGCGTCGACCGGACCCGGAAACCACGCGAGGCCACGCGGAACACGGAGGTAACGGGATTGACCGACTTGTCCGCCACCACCGGTGTGACGGACCGCCCGAGCGACGAGACCGTCGCCGGAAGCGCGGCACGTTCAGCTGAACGGATCCGGGGACACCTGGACCGCGCGGTACTCCCGACCCCGTGCCTGGTGCTGGACCTGGCGGTCGTGCGCGAACGCCACGCGCAGCTGCGCGAGGCGCTGCCGGACGCGCGGATCTGCTACGCGGTCAAGGCCAATCCCACTGCCGAAGTCGTCTCCTCGCTGGTCGAGCAGGGCAGCTCGTTCGACGTGGCCAGCCCCGGTGAGATCGACCTGTGCCTGGCGCACGGCGCCGCCGCGGAATCGATCTCGTACGGCAACACCATCAAGAAGCGCGCCGACATCGCCCGCGCCTACGAGCAGGGCGTGCGGCTGTTCGCCACCGACAGCGACGCCGACCTCGCCAAGATCGCCGAAGCCGCGCCGGGCTCGCAGGTGTTCTGCCGCGTGTTCGTGGACAACGAGGGATCTCGCACCCCGTTCGGCCGCAAGTTCGGTTGCCCGCCGGAAACCGCGGTGCGGCTGCTTGCCCGCGCCGCCGAACTCGGCCTCGACCCCTGCGGGGTGTCGTTCCACATCGGATCGCAGCAGCACGACGCGGCCGCGTGGGAGCACGGCATCCGCGCCGCCCGCGAAGTCTTCGACGGCGCCGCGCAGCGCGGTGTCGCGCTGCGGATGGTCAACCTCGGCGGCGGACTTCCCGCCGAATACACCGAATCCGCTCCGCCGCTGGCCGACTACGCCGAGCGCATCGAACAGGCGCTGGACCGCGAATTCGGCGCGCAGCGCCCGGAACTGCTGATCGAACCCGGCCGCTTCCTGGTCGGTGACGCCGGCGTGCTGCGCAGCGAAGTCGTGCTGGTCGCCGCGGAGACCGGCAGCGATCGGCGCTGGGTCTACCTGGACGTCGGCCGCTACAACGGGCTCGCCGAGACCGAGGGCGAAGCCATCACCTACCGGCTGCGCACCGCCCGCGACGGCGACCCGGCCGGCCCGGTCGTGCTGGCCGGACCGACCTGCGACGGCGACGACGTGCTGTACCAGCGCGCGGGCTACGAGCTGCCGCGCACGCTGCGCGACGGCGATGTCGTGGACCTGCTCAGCGCAGGCGCTTACACGGCCAGCTACGCCTCGGTCGGGTTCAACGGTTTCCCGCCGCTGCCCACTTATTGCATCGACGGGCACGAGCGACCCTGACCGCTGCGGCCCCGCCCGGCCGCAGCGGTAGCTACCGAAACACGTTCACCAGGCGAAATCTGTGAAATGTTGGGAGGTCGATAGATGTCGATTGATGCCGGAACCCTGCAGCCCATCGGTCTGTTCACCGGGCAGCACGTCCTCGCCGAGCTCGAAGGCGTGGCCGAGCAGCTACTCGACGACGAGCAGTTCCTCAGGGACACGCTGCACAGTGCGTTGAGCCGCTCGCAGGCCACGGTGTGCGAAGTGATCGCCAAACGGTTCGAACCGCAAGGCGTCACGGTGCTGGCATTGCTGTCGGAATCCCATGCCTCGCTGCACACCTATCCCGAAGAGGGCTCGATCTTCATCGACGTGTTCACCTGCGGGCACACCGCGCAACCCGAACGCGCGGTGGAGCTGCTCGCCGAGGCGCTGCGGCCGGAGTCGGTGAACACCCGCACGATCCGCCGGGGCCGCGACTACCCGGAAGAACTGGCGTCGTGACCGGTGCTCGCCGGCCCGCCGCAGCGTGGGCCGGCGAGCAACGCTCCACAATGGACATACGATGCGGCGCGCCGGCGCCCGGCACGCGCAGCGGTCCGGGCCGGGCGCGCGCGACATCCTGGCGCGCCGCGGCCGAACACCCCACCTGCGCGGCGCGCTCTGCCACACTCGTCCCGCCGGGCGCGTTCTCCGCCCCACCGGGCGACATCCCCCAACGCGGGCGACATCTTCGAGGAGGAGCACCGTTGATCGAACTCGACGGGCAACGCTGGGTCAGCGAACCCCTGGGTGCCGACATGCGCAGGCTCTGGCGGGTCGACGAAGTGCTGTGGGAGGGCGACACCGCCTACCAGCACGTGCTGATCGGCCGCACCGGGCAGGGCGCCTCGCTGTTCTGCGACGACGACCGGCAGAGCACCGAGTTCTCGCAGCTGGTCTACCACGAGGCGATGGTGGTCCCCGGATTCCTGCTGGCAGGCAAGCTGGACCAGGTGCTGATCATCGGTTCCAGCGAAGGCGTGGTCAGCGAGCTCGCGGTCGCCGCGGGCGCCACCCGGGTCGACCACGTGGACATCGACCAGGAGTGCGTCCGCCGCTGCGCCGAGCACCTGCCCTACGGCTACCGCGCGCAGGACCTGCCCGCGCTCGAACGCGGCGAAGGTCCGATCACCCTGCACTACGCCGACGGCTGGAGCTTCCTGGACCAGGCCCCGCCGGAGGGCTACGACCTCGTCGTGGTGGATCTGCCGGACGAGCAGGCCGAGGACGCCGACGGGCAGCACAACCGGCTCTACGGCCTGGAATTCCTGCAACGCTGCCAAACCGTGCTCGCACCGGGCGGCGTCGTCGCGTTCCAGGCGGGCTGCCCCACGATCTGGCGCAACGAGACGCTGATCCGGTCCTACAACCGGTTCCGGTCGGTGTTCGAGACGGTGACCTACTTCGGCTCCGACGAGCACGAGTGGTCGTTCCTGTTCGGCCGCGCCGATCCGGTGGACGACCCGACGAACGTGATGCTGGACGCGCTGCCGAACAGCAAGTACCAGCCGCAGACCATCGACGACGCCAGCCTCATCGGTTGCACCGTGCCACCGCACGCCGTGCGCCAGCAGAGCTGAGCCGACCGCGAACCGCCCGCCGGAACACCGCGTCCGGCGGGCGGTTCGCGTTTCAGAGGAAGTGCAAGTAGGGGTGCAGCGCGCCGGTGCCCGCCGCGGGGCTGAACCACTTGTCGAACGACAGGCCGCGCTCGCGCAGCCCGGCTTCGACGTCCGCGGTCAACGTCTCCTCGGCGCTGTCGTCGAGCTGCACGTCGACGTCGTAGAGCTCTTCGTGCGCGGTGCTGGTGAACGCGGCCGCGGTGAACTTCGCGAAGATCGGCGCGCTGTCGGCCCACTCCAGCAGTTCCGCGGCTTCCAGCAGCACTTGCGCCTCGTGCACGATCAGCCGCAGCGCCAGCGCCTCGGCGACGCAGCGCGGCGGCACCCATTCCGTCGCGGCCAGCCGCTCGGACACCGCGGCGGACGAGAGCAGGAACGCGCGCGCGAAGGTCGAGTCGTAACGCTGGTCGTAGCAGGGCGGCAGTTCTTCGAGCACCAGCAGGCCGGCGGCTTCGTCCACGGTGGCGTTGTTGATCGCCAGCGACAGCTCGTCGTAGAAGATCTCGTCGGTGACCACCCGGACCGCGTGGATCAGCGCGCCCGCGGCCAGCTCGGCCTTTCCCGCGGCGGCGTCTTCCGCAGCGCCGGTGCTTTCCGGGGTGAACGCCTCCGCCCCGAACGCGCGCAGCCGACCGGCGCATTCCAGCAAGGTGTCCCGCCAGCGCTCGGTCTCCCAAGCGGGTTCCGCCGAGGAGGACTCCAGCGCCTCCTCGACCGCGGCCTGCAGCTCGCTGGAGGCGCTGTCCGGCGCGGTGAGTTCGTCGGCCCCTGCGAGGCTCTGATTGAACTCGTCCTCGGTGATGCGCACCGACGAGTCGGCCACCGTCCACGACGACAGCTGCTCGATCTCGCCGAGCAGCTCGTCGAGCACCGTCGCGCCCGCCCATTCCGCCGCGGCCAGCGAGGGGGCGTCCAGCACCAGCACCACGTTCGCCCGGTCCGGCTGGGTGGAGATCCGGAAGTCGAGCACGTCGATGTCGGTCTCTTCCGGACCGGTGACGCCCTCCACCAGCGCGAGTCTGCGATCCAGCAGCGCGACGACACCTTGCTGCTGCAAGGCGTCGAGTTCCTTGACCGCCGCCGGCGGTTCCAGTTCGGCCGTCACCACGTAGTCCACCGCTGCTCGCCTCTCCTTTCCGGGATGCCCGGCATGTTACGTGGCCAACCCGGCCGGGACCCGGTTGCGGGGAGATCTGCCGAGCCGCTCGTTTCGGCCATTCCCGGCGGCCGCCGAGAACCCGGGTGCGAGTTCGCGGCAGCGGGCGGAATGTTGCGAGGTTCGCGCGCGGCTAGCGGCGAAATGTTCCGGTCCGCCGCGGCCCTCGCAACATCCCGGGTGCCTCACTTGGCCTTGTCGTAGGCTTCCACGATCTCCGAGGGAATCCGGCCCCGATCCGACACCTGCATCCCCTGCGTCCGCGCCCATTCCCGAATGGCCTGGTTGCGCTCCCGATCCGCCGCGGTGGGTGCGGCGGAGGGGGACTTGCCCGCCTTGCCGCCCGTCCGCTTCCGGCCGCCGGTGCGGCGCGCGTGGGAGACGTACGACGCCAGCGAGTCCCGCAGTTGGGCGGCGTTGTCGGCGGACAGGTCAATGGTGTAGTCGACGCCGTCCAGGCTGAACTCGACCGTCGACTCCGCTTCCGACCCGTCGACGTCGTCGACGAGCTGCACTGTGACCTTCTGCGCCACTGGTAAACCCTCGATTCCCGGTTCGTTTTTCCTGGCCTTCGCGCAAGAGCTTACGACGAAGAGCGGGGGAACAATAAACGATTGTTGCGAAAATGTGCCACCCCGGTCCCGGGTGCGCGGCTGCGCTACCTGGATCCGCTACTCGGCTGCTTGTGCTGCATATTACTTTCTCGATTTCGCGGCGATCGGCTACCGTGGCCTCGGGTGGTTCGCCCGTCGGCCCCGCCTCCGGGTGGCTGTCGGCTCCTGGGAGTCGAACGGCTCGAGGACCACGTGCCCCCGCACGGCGGTTCTCAACCGCCGGTGGTGCTGTTCTATCGTTGACCGCGAGACAACAGCGATGCTGCGTGCTACAACGTTGGTCAGGGTCGCAGGTGTCTCGCCTGCAGGTGTCGCGGATCGAGACGGGGCACGTTCCCGAGACAGGTGATCATGGCCGAGCGGATTCAGGTCGAACTCGTCGACGACATTGACGGGTCGCCAGCCCAGCAGACCGTCACTTTCGCGCTGGACGGCGTGACCTACGAAATCGACCTGAGCGAGCAACATGCGCGGCGGTTGCGGACGCTGTTGGCTCGCTACATCGAGCGGGCGACGGTGCCCGGCAAGGAGCGGGAACAAGAACCCGCCGCACCGAGCAAACGCCAGGAACGCGAAGAACGCGCGGCCCGCCAGGCGAACCGCGCGCTCACCGAAGAGATCCGGGGCGCCGCGCAACGCACCAAGGATCGGCTCAGCAAGCAGCAGGACGCCGAGCCGGCAGCCGAGGAACCGGAAACCGAGGTCGTCGAATCCCCCGCCGCCTCCCTGCCACAGCGCGATGAGCGCGGGCAGCGGGACGAGGATCAGCAGGACGACGGGCAGACCGCGGCGGTCCCGGCGGTGTCGTTGCCGCAATTCTCGTCCGCGGTGGACTGACTTCCGCTCCTGGTCCCGGTACCGCAGCGGCCGGGCGTCATGACCGGTTCGCAGGCCGAACCGACGGCAAGACGCAAAGAACCGCATCGTGGGTCTTCCGCGATGCGGTTCTTCTTGCTCCCAGTGTTCGTTCCCGGCCTGTTGTCGTTCCCGGCCCGTCTTCGTTCTCGCGGTCCGTTTTCGCGCGGGCGCGCGTGTGCGAGCTCGCCGCGGACTCAGTCGTCGGCGCGGTGCCTGCGCTTCTTGCCGCGGCCTTTGGAGTTGTGGTGCTTCGCCGGTTCGGCTTCGGTCGCGGCCGGCTCGGCGTTCTCGGCCAGCGCCGCGGCGAACTCCGGGGGAGCGCTCAGACTCCAGTTGTTCTCCTCCGGGTCGATGAGTTGTTCCTGCAACTCGGTGTAGATCGGTGTCGAGTCCACCGCTTACCCCCGTCCTGTCGGTCGGCCCTCTTGGTCGACGATCGACGCTACCGGCGCGCGGGCGCGATCGATCGCGGAACGCTCGGTGATCACCCGAAGGTGGGGCGCCCCGGCAGCCTCATCCGACGGGCCCTCCGCAAGCCTCCATCCGGGTGATGCCGCAATTGCCGGGCGTGACCTGCAGTTTCAGCATCAAGTGGGGGGCGGTTTCAACGATGTTTTCCCGGGCCTGTAAGTTTCTCTCCGTCAGCGCGGAACGGGCCGGAAACGAAACGGACCGGGCGGTGGCGGAGTCCGGGGCCGAAAGGCCGCGGGCGGTGGAGAACTTCAAAGCAGGATCGACCGCGGGCCGGTTCAGCGCGGGTGACCGTGAGGTGACCCCCCTGAGAACGGCGGGGTTCGGGCCTGCTAGAGTTTGAAACATCAGCAAGACGAAGAGATGACTCCCCGGGGTTTTGGTGCCTGGTTGGTGCTGGGGTTCTGGTGTGGGTGTGTTCTTTGAGAACTCAACAGCGTGCCGATGATGGTGAGTGGTAGTACTTACTTTGTTTTTGCTCTGACCATTGTTTTGGTTGGGGTGCCTCGTTTATTTTTCGGGGCAGGATTTTTCTCTGATCATTGTTGGAGAGTTTGATCCTGGCTCAGGACGAACGCTGGCGGCGTGCTTAACACATGCAAGTCGAACGCTGAAGCCCTTCGGGGTGGATGAGTGGCGAACGGGTGAGTAACACGTGGGTAATCTGCCCTGCACTCTGGGATAAGCCTTGGAAACGGGGTCTAATACCGGATAGGACACATCGCCGCATGGTGTGTGTGTGGAAAGTTCCGGCGGTGCAGGTTGAGCCCGCGGCCTATCAGCTTGTTGGTGGGGTGATGGCCTACCAAGGCGACGACGGGTAGCCGGCCTGAGAGGGTGACCGGCCACACTGGGACTGAGACACGGCCCAGACTCCTACGGGAGGCAGCAGTGGGGAATCTTGCGCAATGGGCGAAAGCCTGACGCAGCAACGCCGCGTGGGGGATGACGGCCTTCGGGTTGTAAACCTCTTTCGACCGGGACGAAGGATTCGTTTGACGGTACCGGTAGAAGAAGCACCGGCTAACTACGTGCCAGCAGCCGCGGTAATACGTAGGGTGCGAGCGTTGTCCGGAATTATTGGGCGTAAAGAGCTCGTAGGCGGTTTGTCGCGTCGGCCGTGAAATCCTGCCGCTTAACGGTGGGCGTGCGGTCGATACGGGCAGACTTGAGTTCGGTAGGGGAGACTGGAATTCCTGGTGTAGCGGTGAAATGCGCAGATATCAGGAGGAACACCGGTGGCGAAGGCGGGTCTCTGGGCCGATACTGACGCTGAGGAGCGAAAGCGTGGGGAGCGAACAGGATTAGATACCCTGGTAGTCCACGCCGTAAACGGTGGGCGCTAGGTGTGGGGACTGTTTCCACGGTTCCTGTGCCGTAGCTAACGCATTAAGCGCCCCGCCTGGGGAGTACGGCCGCAAGGCTAAAACTCAAAGGAATTGACGGGGGCCCGCACAAGCGGCGGAGCATGTGGATTAATTCGATGCAACGCGAAGAACCTTACCTGGGTTTGACATGCACAGGATTCCGGCAGAGATGTCGGTTCCCTTGTGGCCTGTGTGCAGGTGGTGCATGGCTGTCGTCAGCTCGTGTCGTGAGATGTTGGGTTAAGTCCCGCAACGAGCGCAACCCTTGTCCTGTGTTGCCAGCACGTGGTGGTGGGGACTCGCAGGAGACTGCCGGGGTCAACTCGGAGGAAGGTGGGGATGACGTCAAGTCATCATGCCCCTTATGCCCAGGGCTTCACACATGCT from Saccharopolyspora sp. SCSIO 74807 encodes:
- a CDS encoding 8-oxoguanine deaminase, with the protein product MAERPQRLVLHGASVATVDGPEHAEGHVVLDGDRIAAVGSGSPESGGRRIDVSGCLITPGLVNTHHHLYQWATRGYAADSTLFEWLTRLYPVWAGLDEEVVHAAASAGLAQLALSGATTVADHHYVFPAAGGDVFGAVISAARRVGLRLHAVRGSMDRGASHGGLPPDSLVEDVDNALAGTDEAIARFHDPAADAQIRVAVGPCSPFTVSTELMRRSAELARSRGVRLHTHLAETVDEQRQCLAEFGRTPAEHADELGWLGPDVWLAHTVHLADEAVARLAETGTGSAHCPSSNGRLGAGVAPLRAMLDAGVHVGLGVDGVASNEAGGLGEEMRQALLTARAQHGPRALSVREALWTATLGGAHCLGRQQEIGSLTPGKLADVAVWELDDLGHAGIADPVAALVLGPLPRLRLLVRGGRIVVRDGHLLPVSEVDLTRELRGAADRIRANAQEVAR
- a CDS encoding type III PLP-dependent enzyme produces the protein MTDLSATTGVTDRPSDETVAGSAARSAERIRGHLDRAVLPTPCLVLDLAVVRERHAQLREALPDARICYAVKANPTAEVVSSLVEQGSSFDVASPGEIDLCLAHGAAAESISYGNTIKKRADIARAYEQGVRLFATDSDADLAKIAEAAPGSQVFCRVFVDNEGSRTPFGRKFGCPPETAVRLLARAAELGLDPCGVSFHIGSQQHDAAAWEHGIRAAREVFDGAAQRGVALRMVNLGGGLPAEYTESAPPLADYAERIEQALDREFGAQRPELLIEPGRFLVGDAGVLRSEVVLVAAETGSDRRWVYLDVGRYNGLAETEGEAITYRLRTARDGDPAGPVVLAGPTCDGDDVLYQRAGYELPRTLRDGDVVDLLSAGAYTASYASVGFNGFPPLPTYCIDGHERP
- a CDS encoding xanthine dehydrogenase family protein subunit M, giving the protein MEFLRPDSWREALRLRAERPAATVLAGGTDVMVEVNFGHRRPDALLDLTGIGELADWSESAGRLRIGAGLPYTRLIDELGDRLPGLAMAARTVGSPQIRNRGTLGGNLGSGSPAGDGHPPLLTSDALVEVESVRGSRTIPITEFFTGVKRTALAEDELIAAVHVSPASGPQQFAKVGTRNAMVIAVCTFAVSLHPESQRVGTGVGSAGPTPFRATEAEDFLAAELDWDAGALPERTAQRFGELVSAATRPIDDVRGTADYRRHAVGVLARRTLRRVWQDYRTGRSQCA
- a CDS encoding helix-turn-helix domain-containing protein, whose amino-acid sequence is MLLSDLLADPELGLSPLAQAGDPVLRGVYITDLLDPRRYLAGGELVLTGMMWRTGPDDSERFAAAIADAGVAALAAGTARLGSTPPDLVEACRRRGVPLVEVPLALSFGTLSERVMAANRAPGRDWVAAVAAGADLEQVFDRAAAELGADCWALSATGRIVAGSAPLPQRDELVRDYLTGRTTQQFAVRTVGEGSGPRIAHWFVVVRSAASAAAELATVAALVRTRVDQARQIAGQSVESALRRLLDGTSSAAEVVARLETVGLPAGEPARVVLLSTGQDPVVEPDSADAIAVLREFAAATGLASVTAPLRDGAAAVFAADERRLAELPDRFRELLTHAELALRAQAGISDVRDPGNLRAAVEEAGYALQLAERAPRNSVVPADELATHRALLAAVPAELRTSYRERVLGPLFAYDAAHAADLVRTLRMFLECGGSWSRCAGSLHIHVNTLRYRIGRVERITGRDLGNFSTRVDFHLALGLAAEDAAASRG
- a CDS encoding Lsr2 family protein is translated as MAQKVTVQLVDDVDGSEAESTVEFSLDGVDYTIDLSADNAAQLRDSLASYVSHARRTGGRKRTGGKAGKSPSAAPTAADRERNQAIREWARTQGMQVSDRGRIPSEIVEAYDKAK
- a CDS encoding (2Fe-2S)-binding protein: MRLKLTVNGRPHTADDVWEGESLLYVLRERLGLAGSKNACEQGECGSCTVSLDGVTACACLVAAGQAHGREVRTVEGLADGERLGEVQQAFLDAGAVQCGFCTPGLLVQADDLLSHRAAPSDAEIREALAGNLCRCTGYEKIMDAVRLAAERKAAHG
- a CDS encoding spermidine synthase produces the protein MIELDGQRWVSEPLGADMRRLWRVDEVLWEGDTAYQHVLIGRTGQGASLFCDDDRQSTEFSQLVYHEAMVVPGFLLAGKLDQVLIIGSSEGVVSELAVAAGATRVDHVDIDQECVRRCAEHLPYGYRAQDLPALERGEGPITLHYADGWSFLDQAPPEGYDLVVVDLPDEQAEDADGQHNRLYGLEFLQRCQTVLAPGGVVAFQAGCPTIWRNETLIRSYNRFRSVFETVTYFGSDEHEWSFLFGRADPVDDPTNVMLDALPNSKYQPQTIDDASLIGCTVPPHAVRQQS
- the speD gene encoding adenosylmethionine decarboxylase translates to MSIDAGTLQPIGLFTGQHVLAELEGVAEQLLDDEQFLRDTLHSALSRSQATVCEVIAKRFEPQGVTVLALLSESHASLHTYPEEGSIFIDVFTCGHTAQPERAVELLAEALRPESVNTRTIRRGRDYPEELAS
- a CDS encoding Lsr2 family protein, whose product is MAERIQVELVDDIDGSPAQQTVTFALDGVTYEIDLSEQHARRLRTLLARYIERATVPGKEREQEPAAPSKRQEREERAARQANRALTEEIRGAAQRTKDRLSKQQDAEPAAEEPETEVVESPAASLPQRDERGQRDEDQQDDGQTAAVPAVSLPQFSSAVD